Proteins encoded in a region of the Clostridium beijerinckii genome:
- a CDS encoding response regulator transcription factor yields MKQILIIEDDINIAELEKEYLQLNGYKVEIIQDGIQGLKKALIGTYDLIIVDLMLPGKDGYEIVREVREKYEIPIIIVSARSEDIDKIKGLGFGADDYLTKPFSPAELVARIKSHMLRYERLSGNRPQFNIISHKALEIRTDSHKVFVNGKEVILTTKEYELMVFLASNPNIVFTKDQLFDRIWGEDYYGDTATVAVHIQKLRKKIEKDPGNPEYIETLWGTGYRFNS; encoded by the coding sequence ATGAAACAAATATTAATTATAGAAGATGATATAAATATCGCTGAACTAGAAAAAGAATATCTTCAATTAAATGGTTATAAAGTGGAAATAATTCAGGATGGTATTCAAGGATTAAAAAAAGCTCTTATTGGTACATATGATCTTATAATAGTTGATTTAATGCTGCCAGGTAAAGATGGGTATGAAATAGTAAGAGAAGTTAGAGAAAAATATGAAATACCTATAATAATAGTATCAGCAAGAAGTGAAGATATTGATAAAATAAAGGGCTTAGGATTTGGTGCAGATGATTATTTAACCAAACCTTTTAGTCCGGCAGAATTAGTAGCCAGAATAAAGTCTCATATGCTTAGATATGAGAGGTTATCAGGAAATAGACCCCAATTCAATATTATTAGCCATAAAGCATTGGAGATAAGAACAGATTCACATAAAGTTTTTGTAAATGGAAAAGAGGTTATTCTTACTACAAAAGAGTATGAGCTTATGGTATTTTTAGCTTCTAATCCAAATATAGTTTTCACTAAAGATCAATTATTCGATAGAATATGGGGAGAGGATTATTATGGAGATACAGCAACTGTAGCAGTTCATATACAAAAGTTAAGAAAGAAGATTGAAAAAGATCCAGGAAATCCAGAGTATATTGAAACCCTTTGGGGAACAGGATATAGATTTAATTCATAA
- a CDS encoding sensor histidine kinase — MVEIYFKVVESIRRFRGRVHPYFHNRIDEEHREFFEKLKELNEMRYGLVYEYQKIHHKQFNEFNRIHRYLRWMRPTGILISILLVFSIFKFVDVKAITIFFAIIFIIHQSSHIYITMRMEKRIMKPIEKLKDGVEQIARGNYDVKIDNDVYNEIGILIYDFNKMAETLKKSEEMKLEYEENRKALIANISHDLKTPITSINGYIEALVDGVVTSPDKVNNYLNIIHNNTTYINNLIDDLFLFSKLDMQKLDFNFEIVKFKAFMSDLMEEFDFVLKEKDIEFKFEDRLSEELEINIDGKRIYQVIRNVIGNAIKYGRQKDSIIKVELSNNNEWIKIEIKDNGPGIPEDKLSNIFNRFYRIDTERTKDFMSTGLGLAIAKEMVEAHGGKIYASSIMGKGSTFTIELPIK; from the coding sequence AAGGTGGTGGAAAGCATTAGAAGATTTAGAGGAAGAGTTCATCCTTATTTTCATAATAGAATTGATGAAGAACATCGGGAATTTTTTGAAAAACTCAAAGAGTTAAATGAAATGCGTTATGGGTTAGTTTATGAGTATCAAAAAATACATCATAAACAATTTAATGAATTTAATAGGATACATAGATATCTAAGATGGATGCGTCCAACGGGAATTTTAATAAGCATATTACTTGTTTTTTCTATATTTAAATTTGTAGATGTAAAAGCAATTACTATATTTTTTGCAATAATTTTTATTATTCATCAAAGCTCTCATATATATATCACTATGAGAATGGAAAAAAGAATTATGAAACCTATAGAGAAGTTAAAAGATGGTGTTGAACAGATAGCTAGGGGTAATTATGACGTAAAAATTGATAACGACGTATATAATGAAATAGGAATTTTGATATATGATTTTAATAAGATGGCTGAAACCTTAAAAAAATCTGAAGAGATGAAACTTGAATATGAAGAAAATAGAAAAGCATTGATAGCTAATATTTCCCATGATTTAAAAACTCCAATTACTTCAATTAATGGATATATTGAAGCCTTAGTAGATGGTGTTGTTACTTCACCAGATAAAGTGAACAATTATCTAAATATAATTCATAATAATACTACTTATATAAATAACCTTATTGATGATTTGTTTTTATTTTCAAAATTAGATATGCAAAAGTTAGATTTTAATTTTGAGATAGTCAAATTTAAGGCATTTATGAGTGACCTTATGGAAGAGTTTGATTTTGTTCTTAAAGAAAAGGATATTGAATTTAAATTTGAAGATAGGTTGTCGGAAGAATTAGAAATTAACATAGATGGAAAAAGAATATATCAAGTTATTAGGAATGTTATAGGGAATGCTATAAAATATGGAAGGCAAAAAGATTCAATAATTAAAGTAGAATTAAGTAATAATAATGAATGGATTAAAATAGAAATTAAAGATAATGGTCCTGGGATTCCAGAAGATAAACTTTCAAATATATTTAATAGATTTTACCGTATAGATACAGAACGTACAAAAGACTTTATGAGTACAGGTTTAGGACTTGCAATTGCAAAGGAAATGGTAGAAGCTCATGGAGGAAAAATTTATGCATCAAGTATAATGGGGAAAGGAAGTACATTTACTATAGAGCTACCAATAAAGTGA